In Juglans regia cultivar Chandler chromosome 5, Walnut 2.0, whole genome shotgun sequence, the following are encoded in one genomic region:
- the LOC108990781 gene encoding axial regulator YABBY 1-like produces the protein MSASSAAFSPDNLSPSDQLCYVHCNFCDTVLAVSVPCSSMFKTVTVRCGHCTNLLSVNMRGLLLPAANQLHLGHTFFTPQNLLEGIRSSPSNIMINQPNPNELVPPARGAQEETPKPLIVTRPPEKRQRVPSAYNRFIKDEIQRIKAGNPDISHREAFSAAAKNWAHFPHIHFGLMPDQPVKRTNVVRQQEGEDVLMKDGFLAPANVGVSPSY, from the exons ATGTCTGCCTCTTCCGCTGCCTTTTCTCCGGACAACCTCTCCCCCTCCGATCAGCTGTGTTATGTCCATTGCAACTTCTGCGACACTGTCCTGGCG GTGAGTGTTCCCTGCAGTAGTATGTTTAAGACCGTCACAGTTCGATGTGGCCACTGCACCAACCTCCTGTCCGTGAACATGCGCGGCCTGCTTCTTCCTGCAGCAAACCAGCTTCATCTAGGACATACTTTCTTCACTCCTCAAAATCTCCTG GAGGGTATCCGAAGCTCTCCGTCGAACATTATGATCAATCAGCCCAACCCAAATGAATTAGTTCCGCCTGCTCGAGGAGCTCAAGAGGAGACCCCTAAACCTCTAATCGTTACTAGAC CTCCGGAGAAGAGACAGAGAGTCCCATCTGCCTACAACCGCTTCATCAA GGACGAGATCCAACGAATTAAAGCGGGGAATCCTGATATAAGCCACAGAGAGGCCTTTAGTGCTGCTGCAAAGAAC TGGGCCCACTTCCCACACATCCACTTCGGACTTATGCCTGATCAACCCGTGAAAAGAACTAACGTCGTGCGTCAGCAG GAAGGAGAGGACGTGCTGATGAAAGATGGATTTTTGGCTCCTGCAAATGTGGGTGTCTCCCCTAGCTACTAG